The genomic region CAATACACCGCAGCCGCCCTCGTGGCCGGTGTTCAACGCGGCCAGCAGATGCACCACTTCTGGTCCGCGGACCTCGCCCACGACCAGCCGGTCTGGCCGCATCCGCAGCGCCTGGCGCACCAGGTCCTCGAGCGTGACGAGGCGCGAATTAGGAACAGTTCACCTGTCTCACTTGTGGATCTGTCTCATCGGCACCGTTCAACACCTGAGCGGATGACGCTCGGGACAGCTCACTGAGGTGTCTCACAAGCTTTACCGTTTCTTGATCAGAGCTTCCAGCATCGCAGGCGGCCAGGTGCAGGCCGATCGTGACCTTCAAGTCGACGCTCTCCCCCCAAAGCCCCGCCGTTCGCAGAGCCGCAGCTGTCCCTGCCGCCGCTGGCGTACAACTGCCGCGATACGGGACAGCCGGGGCGGTCGCGAGAGCGGCCGCATGGACGGGCACGACGCTGCTTCGTGCGCTGCAGGTCACGAGAAGCGAGGGACCCGGCTCGAGTATTCGCTGTGGACGGTGGATGCATACCCCGCGGCCGACTGAGCTGCCCGGGCATACAGTCCGGATCCGATCGGTGCCCATTATTCACTCAGTACATAATGCTCGCCATGAGCACCCGCCACGTCCTGCTGGGCCTGCTGGCCGACGGGCCGAGCCATGGCTACAACCTCAAGCGACGCCACGACGAACGGTTCCCCCAGGCCCGCTCGCTGGCGTACGGGCAGGTCTACACGACCCTCCAGCGCCTCGTCCGGGACGGCCTCGCCGAGATCGAGGGGACCGACTCGGACGGCGGCCCGGAGCGGACGAAGTACCGCGCCACGGACGAGGGGACACGTGAACTGTCCCGCTGGGCCGGGGAGATCACGCCGCCAGCGCCCGTCGTGGCGAACGAGATCTTAGCCAAGGTCGTCGTGGCGATCCTCTCGGGCGGCGACCCGGCCGCGTACCTGAGCGCCCAGCGCGCCGCCCACATGGAGCGGATGCGGGAGCTCACCGCAGTCAAGGCCGCCAAGGGCGCGGACCTGGCGACCGTGCTCTCCGCGGACTACGCCCTCAACCACCTCGACGCCGACCTCCGATGGGTGAACACCACAACGGCCTGGCTCACCGCCCTGACCGCGGAGGTCGACACAGCAGGAGCTTGGAACAATCGAGCACCGGCTCTTCTCGCACATCGCCATGAGCTGGCTTGGTCGCCGCTGACCAACCATGAAGCCATCGTCCATTCGAGCGTCACCGGAGCAACCATCGACCACCCGGAGATGGCAGCCCTGCCACTGACCTGTTATGCCTTCCAGGGCGACTGGACTATGCCCTGCACTCCCAGCCAGCCTGGCCTATCCCGGCGCGAATCCCGCAGACACCGACGCCGGCGATAGGACCGGACTCTGCTGTCCGGGCCCGTACTGACTGGGATGTCCACTGAGCTGGACGACCTGACCCAGACCCTGGCACCGGACGGCGACAGCGGACGCAGCACCTACAGCTCGCCTTCCCGGACCAGGTCCTAGCCCACTCACCTGCGCTACAACCTGGCCGCGTCCTCGGCGAGACCAACACTTCCGAAGCCGCGACGGCGGTACCAAACCAGGGCACTTCCTCCTCCGGGCAGCGGCTCCTACGAAAACCCAGGCAAGAACTACAACGCGCCGGCTCTGCTGCCCTCGTGGGACCACCTGAGTGCGAAACCCTGTCCGACAGCCTCATCGCCCACGCACTACACCGCGAAGACGCAGTCATACAAGCCGCTTCCCCGGACTTATGTCCTCAACAGTGGCCGTTCACGCTCGGCGACATTTGAGGGTATTCGCCATGTGATGCATGCTCGCCCGCCCACTTCCTTGCGCATCCTCACGGCGAAGCTCTAACTCGACGACCCACCGACGCCGTGCGCCTCAGCTCAATCCCCAGACCGGTTGCCTTGCTACGGCCTCACGTCTCTCCGTCAGCCGAGTAGGCCCTGAGATGGCTCAATTTCAGCCAGATCGGTAGCGAGCTGCAAGGTCCACCGACAGGGACGCCTGCACATTGGATGTCGACATCCAAGCGGGCGGATAAATCGGACACCGAAAGCGTTATCTGTACGAAACAAGGAACGGGAAGGCTTGCTTCCGGCTCATTCTCCCAGGGTCGACACGATGATGACACCGTGAGGTTGACACAAAATCGTCACTACTCGGTTGAGGTTCATTGACATCTTTTACACGTCTCACATAACCTCCTGAGCGCTCAATGCCTTGGACTGGAGTTCGAAGCAAAGAGTGAGGAGCCACACAAGAGGGGGAACGGCCTCCGGCAAAATTGCGCCATCCCCTCATTCCCGCGACCAGAGAAAGGTTAGGATGAAACAGAAGGCATTCAGAACCAATGTGGCCAAGGCCGTCAGTATCGGCATTCTCGGACTCGCTGCCATCGGTTTGAACGCACCGACTGCCACAGCAAGCGGAAGCAGCGGCAAGGTGAACAACTGCTGGTCCGGTTGGGGCAGCACCAGCTTCTGGGGAAAGTGTGAAAGGGCCGCTGTGGCCGGCGACTACCAGGTCCACGCTGACTGCAATAACGAGCCGGACATCTGGACCGGCTGGTACTACCTGTACAAGGGTTACATCGGGCAATGGACCACCGGCGCCTGCATATTCAAGGTGAACAGCGGCAAGGTGCTCTACACCAACTAGGCAAAAAGGCGCAACCCGCAATTCAGGAACCGCTGACTATAGGCGGGTGCCACTGCCAAGGGTTCACTGGCACCCGCCCTAGTTGAACAGAACATGATATCTCCGGCAGCAGTAGGGATTATGAAGGTCTACTGGATTGAGGTAAGACGCTCTCCACTGGTCTGGTGCCTTCCTTTATTGCTTCTCGTTGAGTTCGCATCTGTCTTCGGACGTAGCCAGTGGTGGATCGGCGTCTGGCCTCAAGCCAGCGCGGCGGCTCAGATACCAGCCATATTCTTCGCTCCAGCCTTTTCAGCCGCAGCCGCATGGTCCGTAAACAGGAGCCTTAGAACTGGCATGCTAGAGCAGAGAAGAAACTCAGCTCAGCCCTTGTGGAAGTTGGACCTGATCCACTTCCTCGCCACGTTGACTCATGGTATAGCCGTATATACTATCGGAATAGTAGCGGCAGCCCTAGTCACCTTTCCTGACGCCGGCCGCGGATTCCTGTGGCCAAGCTACCTACTGTTGGGGGCCGCCACGATAACGGCCTGTGCTGCCGTCGGACACATAGTAGGACGGCTGACTAATTCACCTTTTGCGGCACCTGTTATTTGTGGCTTGGCCACCTTTGTTGGGCTCGGAAGCCTGGGAAAATCACTGGGCCTATTCGTCCTTTCAGGCTCTCCGGCTTACGAAGTACCCTCAAAGGCCCTGGCGCCACGCATTGTGTTGGCTGCCGTTCTCGTCGCGATCGCCGTGTTAGCGCCCTCCTTGTTCAAGCCCACGACGCTTTGGTCACCCAAAGGGGATCAACGCCTAGTAATCGGCATGGGGTTTGTCGGAGCCGTAATAACAACTATGGTGCTCATTTCGATGTCAGGCCCCATCCAAGCCCCAAGATCGGCGTCCGTCGACCCACTCTGCTCGCAAGGGGCACCAAAGGTCTGCGTATGGCCGGAAGATAAAAAGTACTTAAACGAGCTGGCCGCAATGGCACAAAGGTTAGACGAAATCCCCCAAGACTGGATAACCGTTCCCCGCGCCATGTATGAGCGCGGGCTACGCAAACCTTCAGAAAAGACAGCGAACGACTTTGAGGTCCTCGAAGGGAATTTCTGGTTCGTCTCGCCCAATATGGCCGGATCTGTCATGGAGTTGTCACTCCACGTCCAGTGCCCTGAGGACGAAGCAGTAGGCTTGGCTATACGAGAGCTTGAGGCATGGCTTGAGGTTCGGGCCAACAACAACCAGCCAAGGCGCGGCATATACGGTGGCCCACCGGGCGTAGACTACAACATGCTCTCCCGGGTTGCGGCTGCCACTGAAGCAGAGCAAAAGACCTGGGTGGATAACAGGCTCCGAGCCACCCGAAAGACTTCTTGTGACTAGTGCAATTAGCCCCGAAAAGGCATATCTGGCCACTCATAGAGTACGCGCCCTAGGGCTGGCTATTGCCCTGGCGGTCGTAGCTAATTCTCTATTTGGCGCTGCACAGATGAGCCTTCCATCAGCGTGGGGCGTCGTCGACATCCCCTTTCGCCGTGTCGTGCCAGTGATCTACGCGTCACTTATCGTGGGGAGCCTGCACAGCGCCATGGCTATGTTCGAGGCTATGGGCGGCGATTCACTTCATCGCATGACTAAACGGTACTTGGCAGTGACGGCAATACTAGTAACCGCTGTCGTTGGCGCTTCTGAGCTTATCTTCTACAGTCAAGAGTCAGCCATGCGGTCAGTCCGGTCGCTACTTGTCTGGATTGGCATTGCCCTCATATCGGGCCGGCTCCTAGGTTGGAAGCTGTCCTGGGTTCTTCCAGTTTCTACGATCTTTCCCCTCATCTATTATGGATCTGGTCCTTTGGGTCACGTCTACTGGTGGGACTGGACTTCTCGCCCTCCTGGAGATATGCCTAGTTGGGGATTGGTCCCACTTAGCCTGGGGATAGGCATCTCTGCTCTGCAGTACACACGTTGGCACGGCTACCGACTTCGCCACTTCGCTAGGCCACGCACCTCGACTAAATTCCCTGTTTCTCGCAATCGTTAAGAGATCCTCTGTCTTAAGTCACTGAAAAATTTTCGATGAGGTTGTAGCTGAATGCGCCTCATGTGAATTAAGCTCTTCGGTGGGGGGACTCAATTACGCACCAAGCGCTGGTTCGCATGAAATAGAATGCGTGAACGGCCTAGATGTGCACCTCCCATTCTCCGGTCGAATCCCAGAAGGAAGGTTAACAGTGGAGAACATCAAGACTCCGGTACTGAGGCGCATCTCCTCAAAAATCGGAGGGGCCGTGGCCATCGGAGCCCTGGCCTCGATGGCAGTACTTACGGCGTCTCCCATGGCGAACGCGGCTAACGAGCCGAACTGGACGAATGGATGCAGAGGGTACTGGTACACCACATCCTTCCATGGCTACTGCTCGTCCGTGACCCGAGCTGGTGACTTCCAGCTGTTTGGCGGCTGCAACAACGAGCCTAACTACTACGGCAAGTGGATAGAGCTCTCCAGAGGGTACAGTGGAAAGTTCGATGCGGACGAATGCACCTTCAAGGTAAATTCCGCCTCGGTCTTCTACTCCAACTAGCTCGGATGGTGTAGAAAGAGCGGTAGTCAGCGGCGTCCTCGGCCCGAAGGTCGGGGGCGCCTACTCTCTGTTGGATGGAGACGGTAGTGGAGATCGTTGCCCGGGCGTCTGGTCTGGTTCAGGGCTATGGTCAGCGCCCTGTCATCGACGGGCTTGATATCGAAATCTCCACGGGGGTTCTGGGATTACTGGGGCCCAATGGAGCGGGCAAGACCACGTTGCTTCGAACCCTGGCTTCAGTGGCACCCCCCGTCGCCGGCAGAATTGAAGTACTCGGCCAATCCGTGGAGTCCGAGTCCACTGCACGACGCGTGCGCCGTGATATTGGCTACCTTCCTCAGGACTTCGGTTACTACCCCAACTTCTCGGTGTATGACTTCGTCCGCTACTGTGCATGGCTTCGCGAGGTACCTAAGAAAGAAGCAGACGCAGCAACTCGCCATGCCGTAGCTTCGGTAGGCCTTGAGAAGCAATCAAAGGCAAAGATGAAGTCCCTTTCTGGCGGGATGCTCAGGCGTGCAGGAATCGCCACTGCAATCGTGGGATCGCCGAAGCTGGTATTGCTCGATGAGCCCACGGTGGGCCTCGACCCGGCACAGCGCCTTGAATTCAGAGGACTCATCCGCTCTCTGCAGGACACGGCTATCGTACTCAGTACTCACCTGGTAGAGGACGTAGCAGCGATCTGCGACGACACCGCGGTAATGAGTGATGGCCGTTTCCTGTTTCGCGGTGTTCCTGACGAACTCGTCGCACTAGCCAATCCCGACGCTCCTGGCGACAGCGCATTGGAACGCGGGTACATGACCGTTCTGAACTCGAACGGGATGCCGGTAGCGTGAAAATCTATCTCATTGAACTTCGCCGCTCGCCATTGCTCCTCTGCCTCCCCCTTTTGGTCCTAGTTGACCTAGCAGCCGTCTTTGGGAGGAGCCATTATTGGATCGGAGTGTGGCCACAGGCCAGTGCAGCCGCTCAGATTCCCGCAATCTTCTTCGCTCCAGCCTTTGCTGGAGCAGCAGCATGGGCCGTTAGTAGGTCACTGCAGCGGGGCGTGTGGGAGCAGCGTTATGCCGCAGCTCGTACAAGCTGGCATATGGAGGCTGTGCAGTTCGCAGCGACGCTCACATATGGGTTGCTGGCCTACACCCTTGGTGCGGTTGCCGCTGCGATTGTGAGCGTACCAACGGCCGGCCCTGGGTTTCTGTGGCCTAGTTATCTTCTTCTAGGATTTTCTGTCATTACGCTTTGTGCCGCATTAGGCCATCTGGTGGGACGTTGGTCGCGCTCGATCTTTATGGCTCCCGTGATCTGCGCCCTCGGTTGTTTCGTCGCTATCGGGGCAATTGGCAGCCCGAGAGGTTTGGGTCTGTTTGTTCTTTCGGGTGAACCTAATGTCGTAGTCAATACCTGGCCACTGGTAGCTCGCATTTCTCTGGCCACCGCTTTGCTGTTTGCGGCAATCGTTCTCCCTGATCGCCAGAAGCGTCAGCGGTTTCGCTGGCCACAGACGTTCGGCGCCAGAGTTGCCGCGAGTTGCGCAGGTTTTGCAGTTTTGGTTGCCTTCAGTTCTCTGATCTTTGCTGGGCCCATCCGCGTGGACCGGGCGGCTACAGATAGTCCTCTCTGCTCGACGAGTAGTCCACGCGTGTGTATCTGGCCCGAAGATCGAAAGTATCTTCCAGAACTCACGGCTATGGCCGAGCGACTGGATGCTGTTCCTCAGAAGTGGCTGAACTTGCCGGACACCTTCTATCAAAGCGGGTTGCGCCCTGACCCCCGCTATATCCCTATCGATTTTTCATTCTCCGAAGGGCAACTGTGGTTTGCTGCACCGAACTTCGCCGGTGTTGTGATTCAGCGTTCGATCACAGACAAGTGTGAAGAGCGGTCGCGGGTATCTGCGCAGAAGTACAGCGACGCCATCCTGCAACTTGACTTGTGGCTAGAGTTCCGCCTAATGGGGTCAAGCAAGTTGAGCATCAACAGTACTCTGAGTGACGCTCAACTCTCTGAACCGCAGCGGATTGTTCAAGCTTCGGAAGGCGAACAAGCGAGTTGGGTTGATAAGCAGCTGAAGGTCATTCATAACCTTCCATGCCAGTAGGCTCAGGCCGCCTTCCCGATGCGACGGTTTGCGTTCCCGCAACTTCCATTGCCTGATCTTCACTTGTAAGGTTTCGAAGGGTTAGCCACCCTCAACAGGAGGCAATCTCCTTGTCTGACGTCTCCAACAAGCAGGTGCGACTTAGTTATAGTAAGTGGCTGATGATAGCTGCCTGTCTTACGGTCGCAGCTATCATGCAGCAGATCTTGCTAATTGTGGGGCTTGGAGGGTGGCTTCCCGGCTGGCAACCGTGGCCCTTCCTGTTGCCTGCGGCCATTGCTTGGGCACTCGCGTGGCGCGACTTAGCGACCCCGGACATCCATATTCGACCATGGGTTCGTATCCGTGCCAGTATCCTTCGCGTTCCACCACCACTCTACGCCTTCGGTGTATTGGTGGTAGCAACGTGCGTTTGGTGGGCTCTTCAAGATAAAGAGCCGTACATGGGGCATGAAGAAGCCGTCTATGCAAATAAGGCTCGCTCTTGGCTTGATGGAAGCCCTGATGCCGGATGGGGGATATATCGCCCTGTCGGTCTTCCCTTTCTGGGAGCGATAGCGCTTGCCATTCACCATGATGTTGGGGCGCTGCGAGCAGTTGCGTTGCTACTCAGCCTCTTCACCCTTCTGACTATCTACGTGGTGTGTAGTTGCTGGTCCACTCCTCGGCGGGCTGTAGTAACGACCGTAGTCATATTGAGTGGACTTGGTTTCCTGCGCCGCATGCCAGAAT from Streptomyces chartreusis NRRL 3882 harbors:
- a CDS encoding ATP-binding cassette domain-containing protein gives rise to the protein METVVEIVARASGLVQGYGQRPVIDGLDIEISTGVLGLLGPNGAGKTTLLRTLASVAPPVAGRIEVLGQSVESESTARRVRRDIGYLPQDFGYYPNFSVYDFVRYCAWLREVPKKEADAATRHAVASVGLEKQSKAKMKSLSGGMLRRAGIATAIVGSPKLVLLDEPTVGLDPAQRLEFRGLIRSLQDTAIVLSTHLVEDVAAICDDTAVMSDGRFLFRGVPDELVALANPDAPGDSALERGYMTVLNSNGMPVA